In Salvelinus sp. IW2-2015 linkage group LG8, ASM291031v2, whole genome shotgun sequence, the sequence ctttacctagcagggtcttgtagatgacctggagccagtgggtttggcgacgagtatgacgcaagggccagccaacgagagcgtacaggtcgcagtggtgggaagtatatggggctttggtgacaaaacggatggcactgttatagactgcatccaatttattgagtagggtattggaggctattttgtaaatgacatcgccgaaagtcgaggatcggtaggatggtcagttttacaagggtatgtttggcagcatgagtgaaggatgctttgttgtgaaataggaagccaattctagatttaactttggattggagatgtttgatgtgagtctggaaggagagtttacagactaaccacatattctaagtcagaaccgtccagagtagtgatgttaggctggtgcaggcagcgatcggttgtatttaagagcaattggaagccacggaaggagagttgtatggcattgaagctcgtctggagggttgttaacagtgtccaaagggccagaagtatacagaatggtgtcgtctgcgtagaggtggatcagagactcaccagtaGCAagggcgacatcattgatgtatacaaagaagagagtcggtccaagtattgaaccctgtggcacccccatagagactgccagcggcccggacaacaggccctccgatttgacacactgaactatcagagaagtagttggtgaaccaggcgaggcaatcatttgagaaaccaaggctatcgagtctgccgatgaggatgtggtgattgacagagtcgaaagccttggccagatcaatgtatacggctgcacagtattgtttcttatcgatggcggttagcatatcgtttaggaccttgagcgtggctgaggtgcacccatgaccagctctgaaaccagattgcatagcggagaaggtatggtgggattcgaaatggtcggtaatctgtttgttgacttggctttcgaagaccttagaaaggcagggtaggatagatataggtctgtagcagtttggatcAAGAgtgtgtccccctttgaagaggggatgaccgcagctgctttccaatctttgggaatctcagactacacgaaagagaggttgaacaggctagtaataggggttgcaacaatttcggcagatMattttagaaagaaagggtccagattgtctaKCCCGGCTGATTTRtaggggtccagattttgcagctctttcagaacatcagctgactggatttgggagaaggagaaatggggaaggcttgggcgagttgctgtggggggtgcagtgctgttgaccggggtaggggtagccaggtggaaagcatggccagccgtagaaaaatgcttattgaaattctcaattatagtggatttatcagtggtgacagtgttccctgtcctcagcgcagtgggcagctgggaggaggtgttcttattctccatggacttcagtgtccgagaacttttttgagtttgtgttgcaggaagcaagtttctgcttgaaaaagctagccttggcttttctaactgcctgtgtatattggtttctagcttccctgaaaagttgcatatcacgggggctgttcgatgctaatgcagaacgccataggatgtttttgtgttggttaagggcagtcaggtctggagagaaccaagggctatatctgttcctggttctaMatttcttgaatggggcatgcttatttaagatggtgaggaaggcatttaaaaaaataaataaccaggcatcctctactgacgggatgagatcaatatccttccaggataccccggccaggtcgattagaaaggcctgctcgctgaagtgtttcagggagcgtttgacagtgatgagtggaggttgtttgaccgctgacccattacggatgcaggcaatgaggcagtgatcgctgagatcttggttgaaaacagcagaggtgtatttagagggcaagttggttaggatgatatctatgagggtgcccgtgtttacgKctttggggtggtacctggtaggttcattgataatttgtgtgagattgagggcatcaagcttagattgtaggatggctggggtgttaagcatgttccagtttaggttgcctagcagcacgagctctgaagatagatggggggcaatcagttcacatatggtgtccagagcacagctgggggcagagggtggtctatagcaggcggcaacggtgagagacttgtttttagagaggtggatttttaaaagtagaagttcaaattgcttgggtacagacctggatagtaggacagaactctgaaggctatctttgcagtagattgcaacaccgcccccagcaatggacaaggcatattgacattaaggacaGGCATGCTtcgtcgagtgatcataagggtccagtgagtagtgaggttgtttggggtaacggcgattcagacagctacctgggccatcggtagcaagctggcataggatggaggtctgttttagccacctcgtgcgtttccgacggtagattagtggggttccgtgtggtagaggggatcaatccaattggcaaaatagatataatTATAGTGACTCAAAAAtggtccgatagacctattcagatagcagccgtgTGGGCTAAGATGCTCAGTAAAAAAACATCCAACGGTGTGTACCACCAGGCCCAGCTCTCTCTGCCTGCTGAGATAGATAAAGTTGTCTCTAGCCAGTGGTACGCACAGGAAGTTGAGAACAGGGATTATCTAGTCACAACATGATGACAGGAGACTCAGATGGCCTTACAAGACCAGGCACACAGGCCCATCAATGCCGCTGAGTGGATCAAGAGTTGACATCTTCTGATAAGTGTGCGGAACCTCCTTCATGGTTACGTTACTGACTCTACAGGACATATGTGTGTACCCATTGGCTATACAGAACTATGCTACAGATAGAGGACGAGTGAAGACCCTTTGGAGGGATGACAGACCTGGAGGCATCGACAGTGGGGGAACCCCCTCCCCCGTATATGATCTTCCTCctggtcttcttcttcttcatcactGGCCTCCTGGGCTTCCTGGTCTGCCACCTGCTGAAGAAGAAGGGCTACCGTTGCAggactggggaggaggaggacgatgACGAGTGTGAGCAGAAACTGGGACCAGAAAAGAATGGTAGGTATCTACCAGGATCTGTCAGATgtgtttatatatactgtatattggctTTTGATCTATCCATTgatgtcaaataaaatacaatcttattggtcacatacacatatttagcagatgttatggcaggtgtagcgaaatgcttgtgttcttagctccgacagtgcagtagtatctaacaattcacacatctaaaagtataagaatggaattaagaaatatatatatttgttttaacaaCAAAAACGTGTTGCAGTGGCAAtgattaaaatacagtagaatagaatacagtatccagaggtgggaccaagtcattgttttacaagtcacaagtaagtctcaagtcttagcactgaAGTCCCAAGTCAATTCTCAAgtcaggcaagtccgagtcaagtctcaagtcaagaccaacaagtctcaagtcctaaactttgagtttcgagtcctaaacaagtcaaaTAGTCAAACAAGTcttaatgtgctcttcaccaaatgtaataccgtTTCAtattttaacaagagtaatagttagtatattacttttacgcaaatcatgaatgcttttaaaaatatatttattactttccaaataaactttatatttccatggaaatttTCATTTTCTTCCCGCATTCCCGTTATGTTTGTTGATACAGTGTAGTCTTTAtatctgaaaataataattttgggtgtCATCTTTCCAAgcgctccatctgaattcacccgccgacgttcctctgcactgccacgcgcaactttttctcagctggcacaatttgattggctgctgtccgattcaaactgtaatccattaaatgaagagttgatgcgctgcacacttttttaaaaagcataattttttatatttgggcttggggagggtatcaagtcagttcgagtcaaaaggctcaagtccaagttaagtcgcGAGTCATTggtgtcaaagtcgagttgcaagtcatgatatttgtgactcgagtccaagtcatatgactcgagtccacacctctggtatATAcaaatgaaatgagtaaagcagtatgttaacattattaaagtgactagtattctattattaaagtgaccagtgattccatgtctatgtacatggggcagcagcctctaagatgcagggttgagtagccTGGTGGTAGCCGTgaaggctatttaacagtctgatggccttgagatagaagctgtttttcagtctctagatcccagctttgatgggacctgtactgacctcgccttctagatggtagtggggtgaacaggccttgtctcgggtggttgttgtccttgatgacctttTTGGCCTTCCCGTGACATCGGCTGCTGTAGGTGTCccagagggcaggcagtgtgcacccagtgatgcgttgtgcagacctcactactctggagagccttacagttgggcggcggtgcagttgccgtaccaggcggtgatacagcctgacaggatgctctcaattgtgcatctgtaaaagtttgtaaggggcttaggggccaagacaaatttcttcagcctcctgagtttgaagagccGCTGTTGCGccaccttcaccacactgtctgtgtgggtggaccatttcagtttgtcagtgatgtgtacgccgaggaacttgaagctttccaccttctccactgtggtcccgtcgatgtggataggggcgtgctccctctgctgtttcctgaagtccacgatcagctccttcgttttgtttaCGTTGAGGGAggatattttcctggcaccactccaccagggctctcacctcctccctgtaggctgttttttcattgttggtaatcaggcctgtcgtttgcaaacttgatgattgagttggaggcgtatgtggccatgcagtcatgggtgaacagagagtacaggaggaggcttagtatgcacccttgtggggcccctgtgttgaggatcagcgaagtggaggtgttgtttccttccttcacaacctgggggcgggtcgtcaggaagtccaggacccagttgcacagggcgggattcagacccagggccctaaACTTAATGATGAGATTGGAGGGTTCTATGGTGTTTAAGgctaagctatagtcaatgaacagaatgagagcccacagtccttgggaccggtggcactgttatcctcaaagtgggaaaataaggtgtttagcttgtcagggagcaagacgtcggtgtcctggctggttttccctttgtaaccCGTGATTATCTATTGACCCTACCACATAcgcctcgtgtctgagccgttaaattgcgactccactttttctctgtactgacgttttgcctgtttgattgccttacggagggaataactacattgtttgtatttgaccatattcccagtcaccttgccatgattaaatgtggTATTTCGcgttttcagttttgcgtgaatgatgccgtctatccacggtttctggtttgggtcggttttaatagtcacagtgggaacaacatcagGGTCAGGGATATGGCTTGGAGAAGTTAAGTATCCATGATTGATTTTTTAAGGCAGATACAAGTGGTATGCGTGACATTTTTCGGACATGTCTGTCTTTATCGAAAGGCCCTTGGCCATTTACCAAGCAGGAAACTGTACTCTTTAGGTTAGAGGATGTTATTTCAGCTTGAATTAAATTCAGTCCAGTGTAACTGAACACTCACAAAGAAGTAATATTTCCCATATTGAATTAGTGTTTATTTAATGGGTACTTGAAAACCATGGGCCTCAGTGGAAGTAAACAACTAGGAAGTAGAATCTCTTGAAAGCatacaaacaaacagaaatatgCTCCTTTCATTGAAGTGAGGAAAAACGGTCCAGGTCAATAACTTTGAGAATTTCCTTTAATAATCTTGAATGATGATGAAGCACGCTTGGGGGCAAGCTGCTTCGTCAGATAAGCTTTCATATATTACAGATGATGAAGAAGAGGACAATCAAGACACCGTTGAACAAATCCTGAAGTGCATCATTGAAAATGAAGGCAATAACTTAATAGATACTACATTTTGTCAATACCTTTGGCACTTAAATACTGCAATTTTAATTGTGCTTAGCAAAAGTGTGTAATGTTTGTGTTCTACCTTCTAGCTAACATGGAAGCCTTCAAGGATATGCTAGGAAAACAGGATATATGTCAACATCATGATCCTAGGTACGTATTGTTAAGATCAATTTTTCTTTTGCTTAGTTACAATGTATTTTTGTGTAAGTAGATTTACATTCACCTTGTCTTACTCCAGCGTGTTATTATCACCCTTGGTGAAAGTATTTTAGTGCAAAGCTAAGGTAAACAAGCACCTTACTTAGTAACAGCACCAATTCCTCTCAAGTAATATACTCCTACTTTATTTTTCTCTGGAACAAACCAGTATTTCTGTGGTACATAATGCATATGGTTTAAATGCAGGTctcctgtactgtactgcaggGTTTCCCCCTGCTTTAGGCTGTCGTGTTTTCAGAGAGGCCACAACAATGGGTGTAGCCTACATTTCTATGTGCCTGTGGCAGTCAGGCAGAGTCTGGAGAAAGTCAGTGTATTGTGTGGCTTGTATTTATGCTGGGACTAGAGGGTAGCTATGGAGTGGGGTGCCCAGCCCCTCTGTTCCTGTGCTATGCAGTGTGTCCTTGGGCTATCTGTCCCATGGGGTCACCTGGCTTAATGTTGTCTTGGTCTCAGCAGCTCTGTTATGGGATCTAGGCCCGTaaccacaaagtgtctcagagtaggagtgctgatctaggatctgtccatacaatctgatttatttttaatttaaactcatactctgagactctttgtggatACAGGACCTGATCTTTACTGCCTTGTTGTGAGGCAAACAGACAAATAGTCTCCCTACATAGTATGCTACTATCCATATCAAGCATTCTAGGTAGAGATGATCGAGGGCATTCTAGGTAGAGATGATCGAGGGCATTCTAGAGAAACAGACCCAGTGGTGTGCTGTAATAATATAACTGTGATGTGCTACTAGTATATTGGAGAGATTTATGCTTGTTAATTAGATCCATGTTCTAACTTGGCACCTCTAGGGTGAGGGTTTTAGTGTTCATGTCTGTTTACCAAGGTAGTGCTCTCAGACTGACAGCAGCCTACAGGACCGTGGCGTTCGTTGGTATTCTtcccacactctcctctctcagccagcTACAGCAGCAGTACAGCTACAGTACTCCCCAGAGATGCTGCAGTGCTGATGGGAGGGAGGTCACAGACAGAGGCGGCCAGAGAGGGGAACAGACGGACTGATGGATCACACTAGAGACTCTTATTTCACAGGCAGACTACAACAAATATGCTACTATAAACCAGATGCTTAGAAATGGCGTTTAGATGCTTAGAAAGATGTCTTTGgatgtttttgcttagtcatggTCTAGAGTGTTTCCCAGACACGctcctcaggaccccaaggggtgcatgttttggtttttgcccttgcactacacagctaattcaaataatcaactaatcatcgagctttgattaattgaatcagctgtgtagtgctatgaCAAAAACCAAAACGCACAcagtgcaccccttggggtctccaggaccgagtttggaaatGGAATGGAAAATAAACATGCCTGACTGAATGGGTATTTCATTGTCTTTCTAAAAGATTACTGCGCAAAGAGAGCCTGGGGGGTATTCCACCTCATCACCACACAGTGCACTCTGGCGCCCAGCTCGACCATAAGTCCTGCACACTCTGTGTGCAAGGGCGGTCCAAGAAGGCCCGCCGCCTGAGCCGTGTGCCTCGGACCAATAAGCCGAGAAcgccaggagagaggagagagtccaCTGTGTTCGCTGTGGGAAGGTGAGTCACACTGGACGGGTGTTTgacaacacaatacattcatctttatttatttaatttgttttgcCAGGTAAACCATTAAGAACACATTTATAGTCTCTCTAGTCACACTACTGTGTGTTTTCTAATGGGATTTAGGGTTCAGAGAATTCAGAGGCCTTTGTGTTAAAGTACTTTACATGTGTACAGTTATGCTATCTAGGGTTCTCATCGTGGTGATGTACAGTACTATCTGATGTCCGTATACCTACAGGTTCCGAGTCACCCACATGGATAAGAAGGATCAGGGATCTGGCGACCAGTTGGACCAATCGGAGGCCCTGGATAGTGAGAAGGGGGATGAGGAGGACCCCCAGAGGAAGGAGGGGTACAACCTGCAGAGCATGTTCAAAGACGTCAAAACAGAGACCACAAAC encodes:
- the LOC111967103 gene encoding RELT-like protein 1, producing MTDLEASTVGEPPPPYMIFLLVFFFFITGLLGFLVCHLLKKKGYRCRTGEEEDDDECEQKLGPEKNDDEEEDNQDTVEQILKCIIENEANMEAFKDMLGKQDICQHHDPRLLRKESLGGIPPHHHTVHSGAQLDHKSCTLCVQGRSKKARRLSRVPRTNKPRTPGERRESTVFAVGRFRVTHMDKKDQGSGDQLDQSEALDSEKGDEEDPQRKEGYNLQSMFKDVKTETTNGVVATAAKRKKSLVLFSLRRGSDPVGVKVSLSQPVVEEEPLFNDPLKTAPVQTSSPVKALSSQPSMGSAAPDDTEMAPVKMSPTRVTFIVSPTEAPEPVSPNTSPAGVSPLTPPLQESPITTPVQVTPMTPEIFPLTPGSPTNLAPSPLGVD